The Gouania willdenowi chromosome 3, fGouWil2.1, whole genome shotgun sequence genome includes a region encoding these proteins:
- the LOC114461221 gene encoding centrosome-associated protein CEP250-like has product MLTMDQKPAINITFGDFGDSEPLFNKIRGVSFHQPKQKTQKMKGDQPSPGGKGDERVNHPPATVPVNPCVPGCTLVPDQAPPGCITCAKRRNKRFFANYLMEIQEKDLAQLNLTLDVSRKEFHEQKEQWEEQRTMMKKKETESHSMVKIQKEEISKLKHSLDQWKQELGHSESNQMKMLKWQQETTSILQRQNQQIFNLTLSLDQAKEQVEEQTRELQHQEATISEAQKNVIIKDEELKVKDLLVREQKTEKDVLRADLRQTQEKLKSQSDQHDQLLEVNANMLEVVKSKEQAYCSLEEQVKEKVTLMENALVEAQNQLKVKHVELEEERSSHAKKKSPWKRICRWFTRKTKH; this is encoded by the exons ATGTTGAcgatggatcaaaaaccagcgatTAATATTACTTTTGGTGACTTTGGGGATTCTGAGCCCttatttaacaaaatcagaGGGGTTTCATTCCACCAACCAAAGCAAAAGACGCAGAAGATGAAGGGAGACCAACCATCTCCTGGAGGCAAGGGTGATGAACGAgtgaaccatccaccagccaccGTACCAGTGAATCCCTGTGTACCAGGCTGTACACTGgtacctgaccaagcaccaccagggtgtatcacatgtgcAAAGAGGAGAAACAAGAGATTCTTTGCAAATTACCTGATGGAAATACAAGAGAAGGACCTGGCCCAACTCAACCTGActctagatgtttccagaaAGGAATTCCATGAGCAGAAAGAACAATGGGAAGAGCAAAGAACGATGATGAAGAAGAAGGAAACGGAATCACATTCCATGGTTAAAATCCAGAAGGAGGAAATCTCTAAACTCAAGCATAGCCTGGACCAATGGAAACAAGAGTTAGGCCATAGTGAGTCTAACCAGATGAAGATGCTGAAGTGGCAGCAGGAAACCACCTCCATCCTTCAGCGTCAGAATCAGCAGATCTTCAATCTCACACTCTCACTGGATCAGGCCAAAGAACAGGTAGAGGAGCAAACCAGGGAGCTTCAGCACCAGGAAGCAACA ATATCAGAAGCTCAGAAGAACGTCATCATCAAAGATGAAGAGTTGAAAGTGAAGGATCTCCTGGTGCGTGAGCAGAAAACTGAAAAGGACGTTCTGAGGGCCGATCTCAGGCAGAcgcaggagaaattaaaaagtcaaagtgatcaacacgaccaactgttggaggtgaacgccaacatgttagaagtggtgaagtcaaaggagcaggcctactgcagtctggaggagcaggtgaaagaaaaggtgaccctgatggagaacgccctggtcgaagcacagaaccaactgaaagtCAAACATGTGGAATTAGAAGAAGAGCGGTCcagccacgctaaaaagaaaTCCCCATGGAAAAGAATCTGCCGGTGGTTTACCCggaaaaccaaacattag
- the LOC114480302 gene encoding uncharacterized protein LOC114480302 has product MLTMDQKPAINITFGDFGDSEPLFNKIRGVSFHQPKQKTQKMKGDQPSPGGKGDERVNHPPATVPVNPCVPGCTLVPDQAPPGCITCAKRRNKRFFANYLMEIQEKDLAQLNLTLDVSRKEFHEQKEQWEEQRTMMKKKETESHSMVKIQKEEISKLKHSLDQWKQELGHSESNQMKMLKWQQETTSILQRQNQQIFNLTLSLDQAKEQVEEQTRELQHQEATISEAQKNVIIKDEELKVKDLLVREQKTEKDVLRADLRQTQEKLKSQTP; this is encoded by the exons ATGTTGAcgatggatcaaaaaccagcgatTAATATTACTTTTGGTGACTTTGGGGATTCTGAGCCCttatttaacaaaatcagaGGGGTTTCATTCCACCAACCAAAGCAAAAGACGCAGAAGATGAAGGGAGACCAACCATCTCCTGGAGGCAAGGGTGATGAACGAgtgaaccatccaccagccaccGTACCAGTGAATCCCTGTGTACCAGGCTGTACACTGgtacctgaccaagcaccaccagggtgtatcacatgtgcAAAGAGGAGAAACAAGAGATTCTTTGCAAATTACCTGATGGAAATACAAGAGAAGGACCTGGCCCAACTCAACCTGActctagatgtttccagaaAGGAATTCCATGAGCAGAAAGAACAATGGGAAGAGCAAAGAACGATGATGAAGAAGAAGGAAACGGAATCACATTCCATGGTTAAAATCCAGAAGGAGGAAATCTCTAAACTCAAGCATAGCCTGGACCAATGGAAACAAGAGTTAGGCCATAGTGAGTCTAACCAGATGAAGATGCTGAAGTGGCAGCAGGAAACCACCTCCATCCTTCAGCGTCAGAATCAGCAGATCTTCAATCTCACACTCTCACTGGATCAGGCCAAAGAACAGGTAGAGGAGCAAACCAGGGAGCTTCAGCACCAGGAAGCAACA ATATCAGAAGCTCAGAAGAACGTCATCATCAAAGATGAAGAGTTGAAAGTGAAGGATCTCCTGGTGCGTGAGCAGAAAACTGAAAAGGACGTTCTGAGGGCCGATCTCAGGCAGAcgcaggagaaattaaaaagtcaaa CTCCATGA
- the LOC114480310 gene encoding centrosome-associated protein CEP250-like: protein MLTMDQKPAINITFGDFGDSEPLFNKIRGVSFHQPKQKTQKMKGDQPSPGGKGDERVNHPPATVPVNPCVPGCTLVPDQAPPGCITCAKRRNKRFFANYLMEIQEKDLAQLNLTLDVSRKEFHEQKEQWEEQRTMMKKKETESHSMVKIQKEEISKLKHSLDQWKQELGHSESNQMKMLKWQQETTSILQRQNQQIFNLTLSLDQAKEQVEEQTRELQHQEATISEAQKNVIIKDEELKVKDLLVREQKTEKDVLRADLRQTQEKLKSESDQHGQLLEVNANMLEVVKSKEQAYCSLEEQVKEKVTLMENALVEAQNQLKVKHVELEEERSSHAKKKSPWKRICRWFTRKTKH, encoded by the exons ATGTTGAcgatggatcaaaaaccagcgatTAATATTACTTTTGGTGACTTTGGGGATTCTGAGCCCttatttaacaaaatcagaGGGGTTTCATTCCACCAACCAAAGCAAAAGACGCAGAAGATGAAGGGAGACCAACCATCTCCTGGAGGCAAGGGTGATGAACGAgtgaaccatccaccagccaccGTACCAGTGAATCCCTGTGTACCAGGCTGTACACTGgtacctgaccaagcaccaccagggtgtatcacatgtgcAAAGAGGAGAAACAAGAGATTCTTTGCAAATTACCTGATGGAAATACAAGAGAAGGACCTGGCCCAACTCAACCTGActctagatgtttccagaaAGGAATTCCATGAGCAGAAAGAACAATGGGAAGAGCAAAGAACGATGATGAAGAAGAAGGAAACGGAATCACATTCCATGGTTAAAATCCAGAAGGAGGAAATCTCTAAACTCAAGCATAGCCTGGACCAATGGAAACAAGAGTTAGGCCATAGTGAGTCTAACCAGATGAAGATGCTGAAGTGGCAGCAGGAAACCACCTCCATCCTTCAGCGTCAGAATCAGCAGATCTTCAATCTCACACTCTCACTGGATCAGGCCAAAGAACAGGTAGAGGAGCAAACCAGGGAGCTTCAGCACCAGGAAGCAACA ATATCAGAAGCTCAGAAGAACGTCATCATCAAAGATGAAGAGTTGAAAGTGAAGGATCTCCTGGTGCGTGAGCAGAAAACTGAAAAGGACGTTCTGAGGGCCGATCTCAGGCAGAcgcaggagaaattaaaaagtgaaagtgatCAACACGGccaactgttggaggtgaacgccaacatgttagaagtggtgaagtcaaaggagcaggcctactgcagtctggaggagcaggtgaaagaaaaggtgaccctgatggagaacgccctggtcgaagcacagaaccaactgaaagtCAAACATGTGGAATTAGAAGAAGAGCGGTCCAGCCATGCTAAAAAGAAATCCCCATGGAAAAGAATCTGCCGGTGGTTTACCCggaaaaccaaacattag
- the LOC114461215 gene encoding centrosome-associated protein CEP250-like, producing MLTMDQKPAINITFGDFGDSEPLFNKIRGVSFHQPKQKTQKMKGDQPSPGGKGDERVNHPPATVPVNPCVPGCTLVPDQAPPGCITCAKRRNKRFFANYLMEIQEKDLAQLNLTLDVSRKEFHEQKEQWEEQRTMMKKKETESHSMVKIQKEEISKLKHSLDQWKQELGHSESNQMKMLKWQQETTSILQRQNQQIFNLTLSLDQAKEQVEEQTRELQHQEATISEAQKNVIIKDEELKVKDLLVREQKTEKDVLRADLRQTQEKLKSESDQHGQLLEVNANMLEVVKSKEQAYCSLEEQVKEKVTLMENALVEAQNQLKVKHVELEEERSSHAKKKSPWKRICRWFTRKTKH from the exons ATGTTGAcgatggatcaaaaaccagcgatTAATATTACTTTTGGTGACTTTGGGGATTCTGAGCCCttatttaacaaaatcagaGGGGTTTCATTCCACCAACCAAAGCAAAAGACGCAGAAGATGAAGGGAGACCAACCATCTCCTGGAGGCAAGGGTGATGAACGAgtgaaccatccaccagccaccGTACCAGTGAATCCCTGTGTACCAGGCTGTACACTGgtacctgaccaagcaccaccagggtgtatcacatgtgcAAAGAGGAGAAACAAGAGATTCTTTGCAAATTACCTGATGGAAATACAAGAGAAGGACCTGGCCCAACTCAACCTGActctagatgtttccagaaAGGAATTCCATGAGCAGAAAGAACAATGGGAAGAGCAAAGAACGATGATGAAGAAGAAGGAAACGGAATCACATTCCATGGTTAAAATCCAGAAGGAGGAAATCTCTAAACTCAAGCATAGCCTGGACCAATGGAAACAAGAGTTAGGCCATAGTGAGTCTAACCAGATGAAGATGCTGAAGTGGCAGCAGGAAACCACCTCCATCCTTCAGCGTCAGAATCAGCAGATCTTCAATCTCACACTCTCACTGGATCAGGCCAAAGAACAGGTAGAGGAGCAAACCAGGGAGCTTCAGCACCAGGAAGCAACA ATATCAGAAGCTCAGAAGAACGTCATCATCAAAGATGAAGAGTTGAAAGTGAAGGATCTCCTGGTGCGTGAGCAGAAAACTGAAAAGGACGTTCTGAGGGCCGATCTCAGGCAGAcgcaggagaaattaaaaagtgaaagtgatCAACACGGccaactgttggaggtgaacgccaacatgttagaagtggtgaagtcaaaggagcaggcctactgcagtctggaggagcaggtgaaagaaaaggtgaccctgatggagaacgccctggtcgaagcacagaaccaactgaaagtCAAACATGTGGAATTAGAAGAAGAGCGGTCcagccacgctaaaaagaaaTCCCCATGGAAAAGAATCTGCCGGTGGTTTACCCggaaaaccaaacattag